The nucleotide window TGCCCGACGGCCCGGCCCAGAAGGCAGGACTGAAACCGGGGGATGTGCTCGTGCAGGTGGGCCCGCGGCGGGTCTGGGAGGTGAAGGACCTGCAGCAGATCGTCCGGCACATGGCCGTGGGGGAAGAGGTCACCCTGGTCATCCTGCGGGACGCAGATCGCCTGACCATCCCGATCCGCATCGCCCGGATGCCACAGGAGGCGGCCGACGGGCTTGCCGCCGAAGCGTTCGGGGTCATCGTCCGGGGGTTCGATGCTGCCTTGGCGGAGCGGCTCGGGCTTGGCCGGCAGGGGGGGGTCCGGGTGGTAGTGGTGGAGCGCGGCAGCCCGGCCGAACGGGCGGGCCTGCAGCCGGGCGATATGGTCCTCAGCGTGGACGGCCGGGACGTGGTGAGCGCCGCCGATTACGCCGCCGCCTTCCGGCAGGCTGCCGGACCGGTGAGTATCCGCCTCCTGCGCGGCAGCAACCCTCTCACGATCACGCTGCAGGTGCCCGGCCTCGGCCCGCAGCAGTAGTGCCGGCCCAACTGACGTCGCCTCACGTCGTTCTCCGACCACCCTTCGGGTGGTGCCCGCGGCGGTCCTCAACGTACCAGGAGCGTACGCCTCCGGCCGCCTCCTCCCTCGGGCCTCGTGATGCTCGTCATTTGGGCCGGCACCCCAGCCGTCGGATGAGCACTATCGACAATTCGTTGGAGTCACAGTAGCCGCCCGCCCTATCCCGTCAGGAGCGTGGTCAGCTCCGTCACCTGCTTCCGGAACCCCTCCTCCCGGGCCAGCAGGTCCCGCACCTTCGTGCAGGCGTGGATGACGGTGGAGTGATCCTTGCCGCCGAAGGCCGCCCCGATGTCCGGAAGGGAGGCGCCGGTGTGGGCGCGGCTCAGGTACATGGCCACCTGCCGGGGGAGGACCACGGCCTTGTTCCGGTTCCGGGAGATGAGTTCCTTCACCTTGAGGTGGTAGTAGTCGGCCACCAGGCGCTGGATGTGGCCGATGCTGATGCTCCGGTCGTCCCGCACCAACTCCTTCAGAACCTCCTGCGCGAGTTGCAGCGAAATCTCCTGACCGGTGAGAGAAGCGAACGCCACCAGCCGGACCAGGTAGCCCTCCAGCTCCCGCACGTTGGACTTCACGCTCTTGGCGATGAAGAGCGAGACCTCGTCGGGGATCCGGAGCCCCTCCGCCTGAGCCTTCTTCCGGAGGATGGCGGCTTTCGTCTCCAGGTCGGGAGGCTGGATGTCGGCGATGAGGCCCCACTCGAACCGGGAGCGCAGGCGCTCCTCCAGCCCCGGGATCTCCTTCGGCATGCTGTCGCTGGAGATGACGATCTGCTTCGGGGCGTTGTACAGGTCGTTGAAGGTGTGGAAGAACTCCTCCTGGGTCCGCTCCTTGCCGGCGATGAACTGGATGTCATCCACCAGGAGGAGGTCCAGACCCCGGTAGTGGGTCCGGAACTCGCGGGTGGCGTCGAAGCGAATCGCGTTGATCAGGTCATTGGTAAACTTCTCGGAGGAGACGTAGGAAATGCGGAGACTGTGTTGCCGCTGCAAGGCCAGGTGCCCGATCGCCTGCAACAGGTGGGTTTTCCCGAGGCCGACCCCCCCGTAGATGAAGAGGGGGTTGTAGGCCTTGGAGAGCTGGTCCGCGACGGCGGAGGAGGCGGCGTGGGCGAACTGGTTGCCCGAGCCGACCACGAAGGAATCAAAGGTGTACCGGGGGTTCAGAGAGGCGGGGGAGGCGGGGGGCCGCCGGGCGCTCCGCCGCCCGCTCCCATCGCGG belongs to Candidatus Methylomirabilis sp. and includes:
- a CDS encoding PDZ domain-containing protein, which codes for PDGPAQKAGLKPGDVLVQVGPRRVWEVKDLQQIVRHMAVGEEVTLVILRDADRLTIPIRIARMPQEAADGLAAEAFGVIVRGFDAALAERLGLGRQGGVRVVVVERGSPAERAGLQPGDMVLSVDGRDVVSAADYAAAFRQAAGPVSIRLLRGSNPLTITLQVPGLGPQQ
- the dnaA gene encoding chromosomal replication initiator protein DnaA encodes the protein MVTGAHLTQEIWQEALSAIRERINGHSYETWFKPLTLSLIEANRARVSLPNSFFKEWFEEHYLDLLKGALEDLVFTKVNLELVISDGEAGPALAPTPSRDGSGRRSARRPPASPASLNPRYTFDSFVVGSGNQFAHAASSAVADQLSKAYNPLFIYGGVGLGKTHLLQAIGHLALQRQHSLRISYVSSEKFTNDLINAIRFDATREFRTHYRGLDLLLVDDIQFIAGKERTQEEFFHTFNDLYNAPKQIVISSDSMPKEIPGLEERLRSRFEWGLIADIQPPDLETKAAILRKKAQAEGLRIPDEVSLFIAKSVKSNVRELEGYLVRLVAFASLTGQEISLQLAQEVLKELVRDDRSISIGHIQRLVADYYHLKVKELISRNRNKAVVLPRQVAMYLSRAHTGASLPDIGAAFGGKDHSTVIHACTKVRDLLAREEGFRKQVTELTTLLTG